One Ananas comosus cultivar F153 linkage group 1, ASM154086v1, whole genome shotgun sequence DNA window includes the following coding sequences:
- the LOC109709860 gene encoding uncharacterized protein LOC109709860 isoform X1: MAEGKVDRAEEFVGADKAAAVAASAGKAALSLGHTEEKVPLGFLGESKDQPFSENSIPLSPQWLYVKPIDSKDGRPQNSSSHGSSPDSAQKDAWRLDGSQDKKERRRNAPDIENTRRWREEERETSLLGRKERKNERRNGNNTSRESSDSRISHSSERWNEAPVRNAGNESRRDSKWSSRWGPEDKEKESPPDKKLDADKEKDDSHAEKQPIIGNPRLPSESDSRDKWRPRHRQENRAAPGFGPQRGRGEGSSVGFAPGRGRAKTNVVLPFSSSASTGLIGASPIRTSGILTDTFRYPRGKLLDIYRKQKTLSSFDTKPEGLEEVPCITFSSTVTPLAFLAPEADEEALLEDIWKGKVTSSEENCSSNDQMKGVDDLGDKTYGEISSSFIEGSSADSGVGESKDKLNSLTSGLDKDDIAPAVSESDVCMDSEEKVIEDVNSDFVKNMKLDCLESSSGFDVSAKLPDDSNLLFDTPFIDSTPKPTKFYQNSVSEVKSLEDDNASEELSLFYLDPQGVTQGPFLGADIISWFQEGYFGIDLLVCRSDAPEGTPFRPLGEVIPHLALKPGTGPIVSPSEKSEALDSKRSNLEAILPSSDIRDTFPTNGQEWATSKSWSDQASKFVTDEYKVSSSEGQRLQDLGGQDVEEVLYTGRPKSRSDSVLENLPNEHKDSSFSSSSHHFIGSEVGEAGLRGHKVSKGNDPNLLGLFWSELEGMHSKGPLSSNTASNLDQWIVNNQQDKFNMIDDTSINPDEWPADHMRNNHSNVFPDAIDVGRFSRPEAESNRLSLEEYFLSQQLQKQQLQQQQSLSNRNLDFSAQFVEQMRNSALQQRSISPQLPELDHLSKFQFEIEQQKHLRRLQQQQQQQQQQLKRLQQQQQQEQLQRLQEQQQLQRLQEQQQLQRLHEQQRLQRLQEEQRLQRLQEEQQRLQRLQEEQRLQRLQEEQQRLQRLQEEQLQQHLQMQMMQQKQQQKQQQLLLDQMLHQQLQDSTFGATRMDPHPMHNVLHQSFLRQRMLNEPQQQSHYIQQHNDATIEQLLQAKFGNNLHHVDHNYMFDVQSLSKHKQTLPFEQQLPLGLQQEQIQARQLAAALRHQPGNEEERHGALWSVDEAGPFIRTTASPHQARSARFGPLDFIQPPQRTLSFEQTSLKQKFQLHEPDTDFVKALTQFQGLDQQEQFSSEVNPYQQRFPKQHTSRNMDAVERVGSNSDEELLKRLTESEELERYIEYQVQRSQLEEEKHRDGVNILVKKRNARSSFVGNDGIYQKSVPQFEQSSGFADGVLTSSYGQNEPSWLFAQPVADKSFKATKDRMGFGDSYAESAFAQGVPVSQEEFANANLGNQGSIRSDGRLTFLSPSETSVDRKHFLSNLDEIQNEEFVNAMSGVGQPVGRDQQQKGSAPIRHSSVGSIGGDGVFHNHEVGDDASFGGEMNNNRIPTFLSKGISDSLLQHGHDEQVVSSQVVYSDLASTPSIRGKNLTTITSSDESWRETGGPSSNQASEVPSFNKKDPAEPSFIDILKSTKKPTSEPEASVEPESGAVSKSNKKKGKKGRQIDPSLLGFKVHSNRIMMGEIQRFDD; encoded by the exons ATGGCGGAGGGGAAGGTGGACCGGGCGGAGGAGTTCGTCGGCGCCGACAAAgctgcggcggtggcggcgtcgGCCGGGAAAG CAGCTCTTTCCTTAGGACACACTGAGGAGAAGGTTCCTCTGGGATTTCTTGGTGAATCAAAAG ATCAGCCATTTTCAGAGAATAGCATTCCTCTTTCTCCCCAATGGCTCTATGTTAAACCGATTGATAGCAAG GATGGTCGGCCACAAAATTCTTCATCTCATGGATCTTCACCAGATTCGGCTCAGAAAGATGCTTGGCGTCTGGATGGATCTCAAGATAAGAAAGAAAGGAGGAGGAATGCACCTGACATCGAAAATACTCGTCGCTGGCgcgaagaggagagggagactAGCTTACTTGGTAGGAAGGAACGGAAAAATGAACGTCGTAATGGCAATAATACTTCGAGAGAGTCTTCGGATTCTCGGATTTCACATTCATCTGAAAGGTGGAATGAAGCTCCCGTCCGTAATGCAGGGAATGAAAGTCGACGTGATAGCAAATGGTCATCACGATGGGGGCCAGAGGACAAAGAGAAGGAATCTCCACCAGATAAAAAGTTGGATGCGGATAAGGAAAAGGATGATTCTCATGCTGAAAAGCAGCCTATAATTGGGAACCCCCGTCTGCCGTCGGAGTCAGATTCTCGTGATAAATGGAGGCCTCGTCACCGTCAAGAAAATCGTGCAGCTCCAGGATTTGGGCCACAAAGAGGACGTGGTGAGGGTTCAAGTGTGGGGTTTGCACCTGGGAGGGGTAGAGCAAAAACCAATGTGGTCTTGCCATTTAGCAGTTCAGCGTCTACTGGGCTGATTGGTGCTTCACCTATAAGAACATCTGGTATATTGACAGACACTTTTCGCTATCCTAGGGGGAAACTTCTTGATATATACCGGAAGCAGAAGACACTTTCATCCTTTGACACTAAACCTGAGGGCCTTGAGGAAGTTCCTTGTATTACATTTTCTAGCACGGTGACACCACTGGCCTTTCTTGCACCTGAGGCAGATGAAGAG GCTCTTTTAGAGGACATCTGGAAAGGAAAGGTCACAAGCAGTGAAGAAAACTGTTCAAGCAATGACCAGATGAAGGGAGTTGATGACTTGGGGGACAAAACATATGGTGAAATATCTTCCAGCTTCATCGAAGGATCCTCTGCAG ATTCTGGAGTAGGGGAAAGCAAGGATAAACTGAACTCTTTGACTTCTGGCTTGGATAAAGATGATATAGCTCCAGCAGTTTCAGAAAGTGATGTTTGTATGGATTCCGAGGAGAAAGTCATTGAGGATGTAAATTCTGATTTCGTGAAGAACATGAAGTTAGATTGCTTGGAGTCAAGTTCTGGTTTTGATGTTAGTGCTAAGCTACCTGATGATTCCAATTTACTGTTCGATACTCCATTCATCGACAGCACTCCAAAACCCAccaaattctatcaaaattctgTTTCTGAAGTAAAGTCCTTAGAGGATGATAATGCTTCGGAAGAGTTAAGCTTGTTTTACCTGGATCCTCAAGGAGTTACACAGGGGCCATTTCTAGGTGCTGACATCATCTCCTGGTTCCAAGAAGGATATTTTGGTATTGATCTACTTGTATGCCGTTCAGATGCTCCAGAGGGCACTCCTTTCCGCCCACTCGGTGAAGTTATACCACACTTGGCCTTAAAACCTGGAACAGGTCCTATTGTCTCTCCTAGTGAGAAATCTGAGGCCTTGGATTCTAAAAGAAGCAACTTGGAGGCAATACTTCCTTCTTCTGATATAAGAGATACTTTTCCCACAAATGGCCAGGAATGGGCTACTTCTAAATCATGGTCGGATCAAGCAAGCAAGTTTGTTACCGACGAGTATAAGGTTTCCAGTTCAGAAGGGCAACGCTTGCAAGATCTTGGAGGGCAGGATGTCgaag AAGTGCTGTACACAGGGAGGCCTAAGAGTCGGTCGGACTCCGTGCTAGAAAATCTTCCTAATGAGCACAAGGATTCATCATTTTCCTCTAGTAGTCACCATTTTATTGGGTCTGAAGTAGGAGAAGCTGGTTTACGGGGCCATAAAGTTTCAAAGGGTAATGATCCAAACCTTCTTGGGTTGTTCTGGTCTGAGCTGGAAGGAATGCATTCAAAAGGCCCTCTTTCATCCAATACAGCTAGCAATCTTGATCAGTGGATAGTTAATAACCAACAGGATAAATTTAATATGATTGATGATACCTCCATTAATCCCGATGAATGGCCCGCTGATCATATGAGGAACAACCATTCAAATGTATTCCCTGATGCTATTGATGTTGGTAGATTCTCCCGTCCTGAAGCTGAATCGAACCGTTTAAGTTTGGAAGAGTACTTTCTCTCTCAACAGTTACAGAAGCAACAACTTCAACAACAACAGTCACTTTCTAATCGAAATCTGGATTTTTCTGCACAATTTGTGGAGCAGATGCGAAATTCTGCCCTCCAACAACGATCTATTAGTCCACAATTGCCAGAATTGGATcacctttcaaaatttcaatttgaaattgaacAGCAGAAGCATCTTCGGCgattgcagcagcagcagcagcagcagcagcagcagcttaagcgattgcagcagcagcagcagcaggagcaaCTTCAGCGactgcaggagcagcagcagcttcagcggttgcaggagcagcagcagcttcagcggTTGCATGAGCAGCAGCGGCTTCAGCGGTTGCAGGAGGAGCAGCGGCTTCAGCGGTTGCAGGAGGAGCAGCAGCGGCTTCAGCGGTTGCAGGAGGAGCAGCGGCTTCAGCGGTTGCAGGAGGAGCAGCAGCGGCTTCAGCGGTTGCAGGAggagcagcttcagcagcactTACAAATGCAAATGatgcagcagaagcagcagcagaaaCAACAGCAGCTGCTTCTTGATCAAATGCTGCATCAGCAATTACAGGATTCTACCTTCGGGGCTACACGTATGGACCCCCATCCAATGCACAATGTTCTTCATCAGTCTTTTCTTAGGCAGCGAATGTTAAATGAGCCACAGCAGCAAAGCCACTATATCCAACAGCACAATGATGCGACAATCGAACAGCTTCTCCAAGCAAAATTCGGGAACAACCTTCACCATGTAGATCACAATTATATGTTTGATGTCCAATCTCTGTCCAAGCATAAGCAGACTCTTCCATTCGAACAGCAGCTTCCTTTAGGGCTTCAGCAAGAACAGATTCAAGCACGACAATTGGCCGCGGCTTTGAGACACCAGCCGGGCAATGAGGAAGAGAGGCATGGTGCGTTGTGGTCGGTCGATGAAGCTGGTCCATTCATCAGGACCACAGCTAGTCCACACCAGGCTCGTTCAGCTAGATTTGGTCCATTGGATTTTATTCAGCCTCCTCAAAGGACTTTGTCATTTGAGCAAACCTCCCTCAAACAGAAATTCCAATTGCATGAACCAGACACAGACTTTGTTAAAGCCCTAACACAGTTTCAAGGACTGGATCAGCAAGAACAATTTTCTTCTGAAGTTAATCCCTATCAACAAAGGTTTCCCAAACAACATACCAGTCGAAACATGGATGCGGTGGAGAGAGTCGGGTCCAATTCTGATGAGGAGCTATTGAAACGCTTGACTGAATCTGAAGAGTTAGAAAGATATATAGAATATCAAGTACAAAGGTCGCAACTAGAAGAAGAGAAGCACAGGGATGGAGTGAATATACTTGTTAAGAAACGGAATGCGAGGTCATCATTTGTTGGAAATGATGGAATCTATCAGAAGTCGGTGCCTCAATTTGAACAATCGTCAGGGTTTGCTGATGGTGTGCTCACATCGTCCTACGGGCAGAATGAACCTTCTTGGTTATTTGCCCAGCCTGTTGCTGATAAATCCTTTAAGGCTACAAAAGATAGAATGGGCTTTGGAGATTCTTATGCAGAAAGTGCTTTTGCTCAAGGAGTGCCTGTATCACAGGAGGAATTTGCTAATGCTAATTTGGGAAATCAAGGTAGCATTAGAAGTGATGGAAGATTGACTTTTCTATCTCCATCGGAAACATCGGTTGACCGGAAGCACTTCCTTTCAAATTTGGACGAAATTCAAAATGAAGAGTTTGTCAATGCTATGAGTGGGGTGGGGCAACCAGTGGGCAGAGATCAACAGCAGAAAGGTTCTGCTCCCATCAGACATTCTTCTGTTGGCAGCATTG GTGGAGATGGAGTCTTCCACAATCATGAGGTTGGAGATGATGCTTCTTTTGGTGGAGAGATGAACAACAACAG GATCCCAACCTTTCTCTCTAAGGGTATCTCTGATTCGTTGCTACAGCATGGACATGATGAACAAGTTGTATCATCTCAGGTGGTATACTCGGATCTAGCCTCAACCCCATCCATAAGAGGGAAGAATTTGACAACCATTACATCCTCTGAtg AGAGTTGGCGAGAAACCGGTGGTCCTTCATCCAACCAAGCTTCAGAAGTCCCTTCATTTAATAAGAAAGACCCGGCCGAGCCTTCATTCATCGACATATTGAAGAGCACCAAAAAGCCGACATCTGAGCCCGAGGCTTCTGTGGAGCCGGAATCCGGTGCAGTTTCTAAGAGCAacaagaagaaagggaagaaagGGAGG
- the LOC109709860 gene encoding uncharacterized protein LOC109709860 isoform X4, with translation MAEGKVDRAEEFVGADKAAAVAASAGKAALSLGHTEEKVPLGFLGESKDQPFSENSIPLSPQWLYVKPIDSKDGRPQNSSSHGSSPDSAQKDAWRLDGSQDKKERRRNAPDIENTRRWREEERETSLLGRKERKNERRNGNNTSRESSDSRISHSSERWNEAPVRNAGNESRRDSKWSSRWGPEDKEKESPPDKKLDADKEKDDSHAEKQPIIGNPRLPSESDSRDKWRPRHRQENRAAPGFGPQRGRGEGSSVGFAPGRGRAKTNVVLPFSSSASTGLIGASPIRTSGILTDTFRYPRGKLLDIYRKQKTLSSFDTKPEGLEEVPCITFSSTVTPLAFLAPEADEEALLEDIWKGKVTSSEENCSSNDQMKGVDDLGDKTYGEISSSFIEGSSADSGVGESKDKLNSLTSGLDKDDIAPAVSESDVCMDSEEKVIEDVNSDFVKNMKLDCLESSSGFDVSAKLPDDSNLLFDTPFIDSTPKPTKFYQNSVSEVKSLEDDNASEELSLFYLDPQGVTQGPFLGADIISWFQEGYFGIDLLVCRSDAPEGTPFRPLGEVIPHLALKPGTGPIVSPSEKSEALDSKRSNLEAILPSSDIRDTFPTNGQEWATSKSWSDQASKFVTDEYKVSSSEGQRLQDLGGQDVEEVLYTGRPKSRSDSVLENLPNEHKDSSFSSSSHHFIGSEVGEAGLRGHKVSKGNDPNLLGLFWSELEGMHSKGPLSSNTASNLDQWIVNNQQDKFNMIDDTSINPDEWPADHMRNNHSNVFPDAIDVGRFSRPEAESNRLSLEEYFLSQQLQKQQLQQQQSLSNRNLDFSAQFVEQMRNSALQQRSISPQLPELDHLSKFQFEIEQQKHLRRLQQQQQQQQQQLKRLQQQQQQEQLQRLQEQQQLQRLQEQQQLQRLHEQQRLQRLQEEQRLQRLQEEQQRLQRLQEEQRLQRLQEEQQRLQRLQEEQLQQHLQMQMMQQKQQQKQQQLLLDQMLHQQLQDSTFGATRMDPHPMHNVLHQSFLRQRMLNEPQQQSHYIQQHNDATIEQLLQAKFGNNLHHVDHNYMFDVQSLSKHKQTLPFEQQLPLGLQQEQIQARQLAAALRHQPGNEEERHGALWSVDEAGPFIRTTASPHQARSARFGPLDFIQPPQRTLSFEQTSLKQKFQLHEPDTDFVKALTQFQGLDQQEQFSSEVNPYQQRFPKQHTSRNMDAVERVGSNSDEELLKRLTESEELERYIEYQVQRSQLEEEKHRDGVNILVKKRNARSSFVGNDGIYQKSVPQFEQSSGFADGVLTSSYGQNEPSWLFAQPVADKSFKATKDRMGFGDSYAESAFAQGVPVSQEEFANANLGNQGSIRSDGRLTFLSPSETSVDRKHFLSNLDEIQNEEFVNAMSGVGQPVGRDQQQKGSAPIRHSSVGSIGGDGVFHNHEVGDDASFGGEMNNNRIPTFLS, from the exons ATGGCGGAGGGGAAGGTGGACCGGGCGGAGGAGTTCGTCGGCGCCGACAAAgctgcggcggtggcggcgtcgGCCGGGAAAG CAGCTCTTTCCTTAGGACACACTGAGGAGAAGGTTCCTCTGGGATTTCTTGGTGAATCAAAAG ATCAGCCATTTTCAGAGAATAGCATTCCTCTTTCTCCCCAATGGCTCTATGTTAAACCGATTGATAGCAAG GATGGTCGGCCACAAAATTCTTCATCTCATGGATCTTCACCAGATTCGGCTCAGAAAGATGCTTGGCGTCTGGATGGATCTCAAGATAAGAAAGAAAGGAGGAGGAATGCACCTGACATCGAAAATACTCGTCGCTGGCgcgaagaggagagggagactAGCTTACTTGGTAGGAAGGAACGGAAAAATGAACGTCGTAATGGCAATAATACTTCGAGAGAGTCTTCGGATTCTCGGATTTCACATTCATCTGAAAGGTGGAATGAAGCTCCCGTCCGTAATGCAGGGAATGAAAGTCGACGTGATAGCAAATGGTCATCACGATGGGGGCCAGAGGACAAAGAGAAGGAATCTCCACCAGATAAAAAGTTGGATGCGGATAAGGAAAAGGATGATTCTCATGCTGAAAAGCAGCCTATAATTGGGAACCCCCGTCTGCCGTCGGAGTCAGATTCTCGTGATAAATGGAGGCCTCGTCACCGTCAAGAAAATCGTGCAGCTCCAGGATTTGGGCCACAAAGAGGACGTGGTGAGGGTTCAAGTGTGGGGTTTGCACCTGGGAGGGGTAGAGCAAAAACCAATGTGGTCTTGCCATTTAGCAGTTCAGCGTCTACTGGGCTGATTGGTGCTTCACCTATAAGAACATCTGGTATATTGACAGACACTTTTCGCTATCCTAGGGGGAAACTTCTTGATATATACCGGAAGCAGAAGACACTTTCATCCTTTGACACTAAACCTGAGGGCCTTGAGGAAGTTCCTTGTATTACATTTTCTAGCACGGTGACACCACTGGCCTTTCTTGCACCTGAGGCAGATGAAGAG GCTCTTTTAGAGGACATCTGGAAAGGAAAGGTCACAAGCAGTGAAGAAAACTGTTCAAGCAATGACCAGATGAAGGGAGTTGATGACTTGGGGGACAAAACATATGGTGAAATATCTTCCAGCTTCATCGAAGGATCCTCTGCAG ATTCTGGAGTAGGGGAAAGCAAGGATAAACTGAACTCTTTGACTTCTGGCTTGGATAAAGATGATATAGCTCCAGCAGTTTCAGAAAGTGATGTTTGTATGGATTCCGAGGAGAAAGTCATTGAGGATGTAAATTCTGATTTCGTGAAGAACATGAAGTTAGATTGCTTGGAGTCAAGTTCTGGTTTTGATGTTAGTGCTAAGCTACCTGATGATTCCAATTTACTGTTCGATACTCCATTCATCGACAGCACTCCAAAACCCAccaaattctatcaaaattctgTTTCTGAAGTAAAGTCCTTAGAGGATGATAATGCTTCGGAAGAGTTAAGCTTGTTTTACCTGGATCCTCAAGGAGTTACACAGGGGCCATTTCTAGGTGCTGACATCATCTCCTGGTTCCAAGAAGGATATTTTGGTATTGATCTACTTGTATGCCGTTCAGATGCTCCAGAGGGCACTCCTTTCCGCCCACTCGGTGAAGTTATACCACACTTGGCCTTAAAACCTGGAACAGGTCCTATTGTCTCTCCTAGTGAGAAATCTGAGGCCTTGGATTCTAAAAGAAGCAACTTGGAGGCAATACTTCCTTCTTCTGATATAAGAGATACTTTTCCCACAAATGGCCAGGAATGGGCTACTTCTAAATCATGGTCGGATCAAGCAAGCAAGTTTGTTACCGACGAGTATAAGGTTTCCAGTTCAGAAGGGCAACGCTTGCAAGATCTTGGAGGGCAGGATGTCgaag AAGTGCTGTACACAGGGAGGCCTAAGAGTCGGTCGGACTCCGTGCTAGAAAATCTTCCTAATGAGCACAAGGATTCATCATTTTCCTCTAGTAGTCACCATTTTATTGGGTCTGAAGTAGGAGAAGCTGGTTTACGGGGCCATAAAGTTTCAAAGGGTAATGATCCAAACCTTCTTGGGTTGTTCTGGTCTGAGCTGGAAGGAATGCATTCAAAAGGCCCTCTTTCATCCAATACAGCTAGCAATCTTGATCAGTGGATAGTTAATAACCAACAGGATAAATTTAATATGATTGATGATACCTCCATTAATCCCGATGAATGGCCCGCTGATCATATGAGGAACAACCATTCAAATGTATTCCCTGATGCTATTGATGTTGGTAGATTCTCCCGTCCTGAAGCTGAATCGAACCGTTTAAGTTTGGAAGAGTACTTTCTCTCTCAACAGTTACAGAAGCAACAACTTCAACAACAACAGTCACTTTCTAATCGAAATCTGGATTTTTCTGCACAATTTGTGGAGCAGATGCGAAATTCTGCCCTCCAACAACGATCTATTAGTCCACAATTGCCAGAATTGGATcacctttcaaaatttcaatttgaaattgaacAGCAGAAGCATCTTCGGCgattgcagcagcagcagcagcagcagcagcagcagcttaagcgattgcagcagcagcagcagcaggagcaaCTTCAGCGactgcaggagcagcagcagcttcagcggttgcaggagcagcagcagcttcagcggTTGCATGAGCAGCAGCGGCTTCAGCGGTTGCAGGAGGAGCAGCGGCTTCAGCGGTTGCAGGAGGAGCAGCAGCGGCTTCAGCGGTTGCAGGAGGAGCAGCGGCTTCAGCGGTTGCAGGAGGAGCAGCAGCGGCTTCAGCGGTTGCAGGAggagcagcttcagcagcactTACAAATGCAAATGatgcagcagaagcagcagcagaaaCAACAGCAGCTGCTTCTTGATCAAATGCTGCATCAGCAATTACAGGATTCTACCTTCGGGGCTACACGTATGGACCCCCATCCAATGCACAATGTTCTTCATCAGTCTTTTCTTAGGCAGCGAATGTTAAATGAGCCACAGCAGCAAAGCCACTATATCCAACAGCACAATGATGCGACAATCGAACAGCTTCTCCAAGCAAAATTCGGGAACAACCTTCACCATGTAGATCACAATTATATGTTTGATGTCCAATCTCTGTCCAAGCATAAGCAGACTCTTCCATTCGAACAGCAGCTTCCTTTAGGGCTTCAGCAAGAACAGATTCAAGCACGACAATTGGCCGCGGCTTTGAGACACCAGCCGGGCAATGAGGAAGAGAGGCATGGTGCGTTGTGGTCGGTCGATGAAGCTGGTCCATTCATCAGGACCACAGCTAGTCCACACCAGGCTCGTTCAGCTAGATTTGGTCCATTGGATTTTATTCAGCCTCCTCAAAGGACTTTGTCATTTGAGCAAACCTCCCTCAAACAGAAATTCCAATTGCATGAACCAGACACAGACTTTGTTAAAGCCCTAACACAGTTTCAAGGACTGGATCAGCAAGAACAATTTTCTTCTGAAGTTAATCCCTATCAACAAAGGTTTCCCAAACAACATACCAGTCGAAACATGGATGCGGTGGAGAGAGTCGGGTCCAATTCTGATGAGGAGCTATTGAAACGCTTGACTGAATCTGAAGAGTTAGAAAGATATATAGAATATCAAGTACAAAGGTCGCAACTAGAAGAAGAGAAGCACAGGGATGGAGTGAATATACTTGTTAAGAAACGGAATGCGAGGTCATCATTTGTTGGAAATGATGGAATCTATCAGAAGTCGGTGCCTCAATTTGAACAATCGTCAGGGTTTGCTGATGGTGTGCTCACATCGTCCTACGGGCAGAATGAACCTTCTTGGTTATTTGCCCAGCCTGTTGCTGATAAATCCTTTAAGGCTACAAAAGATAGAATGGGCTTTGGAGATTCTTATGCAGAAAGTGCTTTTGCTCAAGGAGTGCCTGTATCACAGGAGGAATTTGCTAATGCTAATTTGGGAAATCAAGGTAGCATTAGAAGTGATGGAAGATTGACTTTTCTATCTCCATCGGAAACATCGGTTGACCGGAAGCACTTCCTTTCAAATTTGGACGAAATTCAAAATGAAGAGTTTGTCAATGCTATGAGTGGGGTGGGGCAACCAGTGGGCAGAGATCAACAGCAGAAAGGTTCTGCTCCCATCAGACATTCTTCTGTTGGCAGCATTG GTGGAGATGGAGTCTTCCACAATCATGAGGTTGGAGATGATGCTTCTTTTGGTGGAGAGATGAACAACAACAG GATCCCAACCTTTCTCTCTTAA